One window of the Podospora pseudocomata strain CBS 415.72m chromosome 7, whole genome shotgun sequence genome contains the following:
- a CDS encoding hypothetical protein (COG:D; COG:O; EggNog:ENOG503NYEC), whose protein sequence is MPPPPLPDLPPLLPLLSQSRLSTAGAPISESNPIVALNPAIDLTATVSDGDNKESSTVYVWRANEQVVFKHAERSGAGVETVRWKEDGKFLAAGWGDGVVRLMGEGGGRSVYCIRVGDEGRGKRIKFLGWGRNITGNSRRRKRRRVEVETGVGKVGVSDLPHELTFLEVEGALPKLGPLPVAGGGGGAGGGDDMFLFSSTTSLEWVFRGCKAEEADDVHVMVVGMEDGGVHLSICDSFVVGMFRHEPVEGEGVMLCGHASHEETSTHVLLMRPREGEVRRLHLVPMDLTFVHYSPVNLSLLASKMTMLQNLLRYVKQTQTHMTNEWKSTRELPQRFLNGVENDLKRMEGGGLSIVQALCHTVATGHVFKPVKEWLVDVVAERGHKRWDKAVLSGLLNLRGLVHENLIPALERCGIILSRMLGIARFHDSEEGIGFNATQITRLMDIVSCLTVVAHKILLNVMDELEYFSVFSTWLRLQIDQQASSSSATEELTEKEATMDHAKVLTYIQRYLTSSPLAMYFDQITKEDYVKDQEYAEDNPSLLQMLVKQLKRQESGQPYMRALPHVDFLVNYLTSRANKVFQNIAEAEKRGVLFGKDAVLDIGEGIWKHDVRLCVKPEDEATGQTAYTALVSEQDRTTLFLFKTVIQGTKGVSELGPTRACGLSVPEGKSIVDFGFLNENSLLLLCCTAGDNPGFSLIKISYQSATLLYRHYEAGQRPSLRPLDMDDQTLFCTRGFSHLSHFTPVQMMVQKSCSLRGEIPGRVCLVGKDRAMYKTYALPRSWEDVDTNGQ, encoded by the exons atgccaccaccaccactcccagatctaccacccctcctccccctcctctcccaatcccgcctctccaccgccggcgCGCCGATTTCAGAGAGCAACCCCATCGTGGCCCTCAACCCAGCCATTGACCTCACCGCGACGGTTTCGGATGGTGATAATAAAGAGAGCAGCACGGTCTACGTCTGGCGGGCGAACGAGCAGGTGGTGTTCAAGCACGCCGAGAGGAGCGGGGCTGGGGTAGAGACGGTTCGGTGGAAGGAGGACGGCAAGtttcttgctgctgggtggggggacggggtggtgaggttgatgggggaggggggggggaggagtgtTTATTGCATACGGGTGGGAGatgagggaagggggaaaaggatcaagtttttggggtgggggaggaatATTACTGGGAATagtaggaggaggaagaggaggagggtggaagtTGAGACTGGAGTGGGGAAGGTGGGGGTGAGTGATTTGCCGCACGAGTTGACttttttggaggtggagggggcgttGCCGAAGTTGGGGCCTTTGCCGGTTgctggggggggtggtggtgctggggggggggatgatatgtttttgttttcgtCGACGACGTCGCTGGAGTGGGTGTTTAGGGGGTGtaaggcggaggaggcggatgatgTGCATGTTATGGTtgttgggatggaggatgggggggtgcATTTGAGTATTTGTGACTcgtttgttgttgggatgTTCAGGCATgagccggtggagggggagggggtgatgctTTGTGGGCATGCTTCGCATGAGGAGACGTCGACGCATGTGCTGTTGAtgaggccgagggagggggaggtgaggaggttgcaTTTGGTGCCGATGGATTTGACGTTTGTGCATTACTCGCCGGTGAACTTATCGCTGTTGGCGAGCAAGATGACCATGTTGCAGAATTTGCTGAGGTATGTTAAGCAGACGCAGACGCACATGACGAATGAGTGGAAGTCGACGAGGGAGCTGCCGCAGAGGTTTTTGAATGGGGTGGAGAATgatttgaagaggatggagggtggggggttgagtaTTGTCCAGGCTTTGTGTCACACGGTGGCTACGGGGCATGTTTTCAAGCCGGTGAAGGAGTGGTTGGTGGATGTTGTGGCTGAGAGG GGCCACAAACGCTGGGACAAGGCAGTACTCTCGGGATTGCTCAACCTCCGAGGTCTGGTTCATGAGAACCTAATACCAGCACTTGAACGCTGCGGTATCATTCTCAGTCGAATGCTGGGTATTGCCCGCTTCCACGACTCAGAGGAGGGTATTGGCTTCAATGCTACTCAGATCACCAGATTGATGGACATTGTTTCCTGCCTGACTGTCGTCGCCCACAAGATACTTCTCAACGTCATGGATGAGTTGGAATATTTCTCTGTTTTCTCAACATGGCTACGGCTACAGATAGACCAACAagcctcctcgtcatctgcCACTGAAGAGCTCACCGAAAAGGAAGCGACTATGGACCATGCCAAGGTCCTGACTTACATTCAAAGATACCTAACCAGCAGTCCATTGGCCATGTATTTTGACCAAATCACCAAAGAAGACTATGTCAAAGACCAGGAGTATGCCGAGGACAACCCGTCCCTTTTACAGATGCTTGTGAAGCAGCTGAAGAGACAGGAGTCGGGGCAGCCTTATATGAGAGCGCTGCCCCATGTGGACTTTCTTGTCAACTACTTGACCAGCAGAGCCAACAAGGTGTTTCAAAATATTGCCGAGGCTGAGAAACGAGGTGTCTTGTTTGGAAAAGATGCTGTGTTGGAcattggggaggggatttgGAAGCATGATGTTCGGTTGTGTGTCAAGCCAGAAGAT GAGGCGACGGGACAGACAGCTTATACGGCGTTGGTATCAGAGCAAGACAGAACCACAC TCTTTCTATTCAAGACCGTCATACAGGGTACGAAAGGTGTCAGTGAGCTGGGTCCAACGAGAGCCTGTGGGCTTTCTGTGCCAGAGGGAAAGAGTATTGTTGATTTTGGCTTTCTCAATGAGAACTCATTGTTACTATTATGCTGCACTGCAG GTGACAACCCTGGGTTTTCCCTCATCAAAATTAGCTATCAGTCTGCCACATTGTTGTATCGACACTACGAGGCTGGTCAGCGCCCATCATTAAGGCCTCTTGACATGGATGACCAGACACTGTTTTGTACAAGAGGTTTCTCTCATCTGTCCCACTTCACGCCTGTGCAGATGATGGTTCAAAAGTCATGCAGCCTACGCGGCGAGATACCAGGGCGGGTTTGCCTTGTGGGCAAGGACAGGGCCATGTACAAGACCTATGCGTTACCAAGGAGCTGGGAAGATGTGGACACGAATGGCCAGTGA
- a CDS encoding hypothetical protein (COG:S; EggNog:ENOG503P70M) — MDQVELAVDPGPLGQLDQEAVPDFDADGFDFQLDGVYDQADENQQDAPAVITKNVVDQVDEIGYEDDEEEAHSEHAATNSAEDEGPPNEVAGDEIAATGLEYQEEIGYEEEYSLTTEVVKADENAQDLAVADAEQPEYQAEDELDPLHEDQPEYEAENQAEPQLGDEPEFEAEDQSEPQHEDEPEYEAEDQIEPQHEDQPEYEADEQPSPQHDNSSGQPQIHAQEDQAVSLNNIESEKPMVEEDLDDQLDHDDDDNDDDDDEKEKVPELGSHSDMDYEAGSNHADGNEDYLMDDDEEPRGGLSEVDKAIEDLASSLHGVPDIEVFYNDVNYSLFGTANDDPDAFFLSDVKKMDEPLAQFLSSLRQVIANEIAPTDTLLVSFESLDLEFGERSSERFLNRTLRELLDCHAALAAKDTAIASVPVLQLIVQHDCEERFLQLLDEAKYGGESPCRSGSVLSDHEHSEHTESNHQNGWVNEELLVDEDDDTAHDSYENETPVNGIASSHDQSRNPSVSPAVENDATIQNEDAAISSTHSQSPELAAEGQPDHDDQVVYQVTLETVHAEDSNTSDFPQEQVFYESVDVDVDEQEMKDAVEAFDVITELETTEQAQLTSNGVFELTTGSNDNDLLLAFDQDGGLSTIDEQEGDGGQGGEILNGVPEVTNTAADNNEDALETDWQAEISQVSRGMSPTVSKDPQQGPSASATGDTASDHTSTTMNGNEIDYDENDGADDSFTPDNSAPHSVAAPVEDGDEIDWGNDGDEYEEVHDEAEGDITFEPQPDLDLAPSSPTGKRYRTDDAESLAEESDHKRRRT, encoded by the exons ATGGACCAGGTTGAGCTGGCCGTGGACCCTGGCCCCTTGGGCCAGTTAGATCAGGAGGCTGTCCCGGATTTTGATGCCGATGGATTTGATTTCCAGCTGGATGGCGTTTATGATCAGGCAGATGAGAACCAACAAGACGCCCCTGCAGTAATCACCAAGAATGTAGTCGATCAAGTTGACGAGATTGGCtacgaagacgacgaagaagaagctcactcgGAGCATGCCGCGACCAATTCAGCTGAAGATGAAGGCCCCCCGAACGAAGTAGCGGGTGATGAGATCGCGGCGACAGGCCTGGAGTATCAAGAAGAAATCGGCTACGAAGAAGAGTACAGCTTGACCACGGAGGTCGTCAAGGCTGACGAGAATGCCCAAGATCTGGCCGTCGCAGATGCTGAGCAGCCGGAGTATCAAGCGGAAGACGAGTTGGACCCTCTGCATGAGGACCAACCGGAGTATGAAGCTGAGAACCAGGCCGAGCCTCAGCTTGGAGACGAGCCAGAGTTTGAGGCTGAAGACCAGTCTGAGCCTCAGCATGAGGACGAGCCAGAGTATGAAGCCGAGGACCAGATTGAGCCTCAACATGAGGACCAGCCAGAGTATGAAGCAGATGAACAGCCCAGCCCTCAGCATGATAATTCCAGCGGTCAACCCCAGATCCATGCACAGGAAGACCAGGCGGTTTCACTGAACAACATTGAATCAGAGAAACCtatggttgaagaagatctTGACGACCAGCttgatcatgatgatgatgataatgatgatgatgacgacgagaaggagaaggttCCTGAACTGGGCAGCCACAGCGATATGGACTATGAGGCCGGCTCAAATCATGCTGATGGCAACGAGGATTACCTcatggatgatgacgaggaaccCAGAGGCGGCCTCAGTGAAGTTGACAAGGCGATCGAAGATCTTGCGAGTTCTCTTCATGGTGTTCCCGACATTGAGGTCTTTTACAATGACGTCAACTACTCGCTGTTTGGGACTGCAAATGACGACCCGGACGCTTTCTTTCTGTCGGATGTCAAGAAGATGGATGAGCCCCTTGCACagtttctctcttctcttcgcCAAGTCATTGCGAACGAAATTGCCCCTACCGATACCCTCTTGGTTAGTTTTGAGTCTCTGGACCTCGAGTTTGGCGAAAGGTCTAGTGAAAGGTTTCTCAACCGGACACTCCGTGAACTACTGGATTGCCACGCTGCATTGGCGGCAAAAGACACAGCCATCGCCTCAGTTCCTGTTTTGCAGTTGATTGTCCAGCACGATTGCGAAGAGCGCTTCCTACAACTTCTTGATGAGGCCAAGTATGGCGGCGAATCGCCATGCCGCTCTGGAAGCGTGCTCTCTGACCATGAGCATTCTGAGCATACCGAATCTAACCATCAGAACGGATGGGTCAACGAAGAACTCcttgttgacgaggatgatgacacGGCCCATGATAGCTATGAAAACGAGACCCCAGTCAATGGCATCGCTTCTAGCCATGATCAAAGCCGCAATCCTAGCGTATCGCCTGCTGTTGAGAACGACGCTACCATTCAAAACGAAGATGCCGCCATCTCCAGCACACACTCCCAATCGCCAGAGCTAGCAGCTGAAGGGCAGCCAGACCATGATGATCAGGTTGTATATCAAGTAACCCTCGAGACTGTGCACGCTGAGGATTCCAATACCTCGGACTTTCCTCAAGAACAGGTTTTCTACGAGTCGGTCGATGTCGATGTGGATGAAcaggagatgaaggacgCCGTTGAGGCCTTCGATGTCATCACAGAGCTGGAAACAACTGAGCAGGCTCAACTCACCAGCAATGGTGTGTTTGAACTGACAACAGGTTCAAATG ATAACGATCTTCTCCTCGCTTTTGACCAGGACGGCGGCCTCTCAACAATCGACGAGCAAGAAGGCGACGGCGGTCAAGGCGGAGAAATACTGAACGGCGTGCCCGAGGTTACCAACACCGCAGCCGATAACAATGAAGACGCTCTGGAAACGGACTGGCAGGCTGAGATTTCACAAGTCTCTCGGGGCATGTCCCCCACTGTGAGTAAAGATCCGCAACAGGGGCCGTCTGCATCAGCAACAGGAGACACAGCGTCCGATCATACGAGCACGACCATGAACGGCAACGAAATTGACTATGACGAGAACGATGGGGCAGATGATTCTTTCACGCCAGATAACAGCGCGCCGCACTCCGTAGCGGCCCCAGTggaagatggtgatgaaaTTGACTGGGGcaatgatggggatgagtaCGAAGAGGTGCATGACGAGGCGGAAGGAGACATCACATTTGAACCGCAGcctgaccttgaccttgctcCGTCGAGCCCCACTGGAAAACGATACAGAACTGACGATGCAGAGAGCCTCGCTGAGGAATCCG ATCACAAGCGTCGTCGGACATAA
- the RET2 gene encoding coatomer subunit delta (COG:U; EggNog:ENOG503NUZ9; BUSCO:EOG09264V3H), translating to MVVLAASICTRGGKAVLARAFHDIKRTRVEALLASFPKAANSGTQHTTVEQDNVRFVYQPLDELYMVLITNKQSNILQDIDSLHLFAQVVTSTCKSLDEREILRNAFELISAFDEIVTLGYRENLTVSQIRTFLEMESHEERIQEIIARNKELEATEERKRKAKQLEMQRKESGRAGRPGGMASRPAVYPTYTPPVRPAVTETYDTYEAEKNKSKFGAPKGKGMQLGKKSKTTDMFERVKTELGPVDDAPLVPVATPSAPEPAAASRVSTSLDRDAIHVTVNEAITAKLSRDGALNSFSISGDLTLRVSDPSLTKLKLNLNATPSHGAQFRTHPNVDKNLFNSTKAIQMANTARGFPVNNAVGVLRWRVAPKADDTSILPIAFTVWVNKGSDGNCSLTVEYELSGGDELKDVSIVIPYQSAEPSVASFDATYEVSGDSLEWSIGTVNEENPSGAFEFEAQTDDENEFFPMQVRFSKTSPFVDVDVTSVELVEMNEEVTFSKEVKSVADSYLIE from the exons ATG GTTGTCCTCGCTGCGTCCATCTGCACTCGGGGCGGCAAGGCTGTTCTGGCCAGGGCCTTCCACGACATCAAGCGCACTCGTGTCGAAGCCCTCCTCGCATCTTTCCCCAAGGCTGCCAACTCGGGCACCCAACACACCACCGTTGAACAGGACAATGTTCGATTCGTATACCAGCCATTGGATGAGCTCTACATGGtgctcatcaccaacaagcagTCCAACATCCTCCAGGACATCGActccctccacctcttcGCCCAGGTCGTTACCAGCACTTGCAAGAGCCTCGACGAGCGAGAAATCCTCCGAAATGCCTTCGAACTTATCAGTGCCTTCGACGAGATCGTCACCCTGGGTTACCGTGAGAACCTGACTGTCAGCCAAATTAGGACATTCTTGGAAATGGAGTCTCACGAGGAGCGCATCCAGGAGATTATTGCTCGG AACAAGGAACTCGAGGCTACCGAAGAGCgcaagaggaaggcgaagcAGCTGGAGATGCAGCGCAAGGAGTCTGGGAGAGCTGGCCGCCCCGGTGGCATGGCTTCACGACCAGCCGTATACCCAACATACACACCCCCTGTCCGACCGGCTGTTACTGAGACATATGATACCTacgaggcggagaagaacaAATCCAA GTTTGGAGCGCCCAAGGGCAAGGGTATGCAGCTGGGCAAGAAGTCCAAGACTACAGATATGTTCGAGCGTGTGAAGACCGAGCTGGGGCCAGTGGACGACGCACCCCTTGTACCGGTTGCCACTCCTTCTGCCCCAGAACCGGCCGCCGCCTCCCGTGTATCAACGTCCCTGGACCGGGATGCGATCCACGTTACCGTCAACGAAGCCATCACAGCCAAACTGTCCAGGGATGGGGCCCTCAACTCGTTCTCCATCAGCGGTGACTTGACATTGCGCGTGTCAGATCCATCactcaccaagctcaagcttAATCTCAATGCTACTCCTTCGCACGGTGCCCAGTTCCGGACACATCCAAATGTCGACAAGAATCTGTTCAACAGCACGAAAGCGATCCAGATGGCTAACACGGCGAGGGGCTTCCCTGTCAACAACGCGGTTGGTGTGCTGCGCTGGAGAGTTGCGCCCAAGGCCGACGATACGAGTATCTTGCCGATTGCGTTTACTGTCTGGGTCAACAAGGGTTCCGACGGCAACTGCTCGTTGACTGTCGAGTATGAGCTGTCGGGCGGTGATGAGCTCAAGGATGTTAGCATTGTGATCCCTTACCAGAGCGCCGAGCCATCCGTTGCCAGCTTCGATGCCACCTACGAGGTGTCTGGTGACAGCCTTGAGTGGTCCATTGGCACTGTCAACGAGGAGAATCCCAGCGGTGCTTTCGAGTTTGAGGCGCAGACGGATGACGAGAACGAGTTCTTCCCCATGCAAGTTCGCTTCTCCAAGACCTCGCCATTTGTGGATGTTGAT GTCACCTCGGTGGAGCTTGTCGAAATGAACGAGGAGGTAACCTTCTCCAAGGAGGTGAAATCGGTGGCGGACTCGTACTTGATTGAATAA
- a CDS encoding hypothetical protein (COG:U; EggNog:ENOG503NU9Q) — protein sequence MMLEEKYIGLALAMSSSLAIGISFVITKKGLMQAEERHGFEGDGFVYLKNPMWWAGIVCLVLGEIFNFAAYAFAPAILVTPLGALSVLVGAVVGSYVLNEELGTLGKLGSALCLIGAVIIVLHASPDEDIQTIDQILEYAIQPGFLFYSLFVCIFATIMIYKVGPIHGKKNPLVYLSICSTVGSISVMAVKAFGIALKLTFAGHNQFSHPSTYVFMIITVVCILTQMNYFNKALSQFPTNIVNPLYYVTFTTATLIASFILFQGFNTTDTVNTLSLLCGFLVTFTGVYLLNLSRTDPSGTKTLARRSGGDSTGTDMISSIQTRMSMEARRSQSHRMSVGSRTGGDRDGLIRAYDEEAGLGLHDLADDTDDDVDPRSPMISSFSQQQTNGRPNGGSGSHGTHLTAGNAYNESIELQSRKSGDR from the exons atgatgttggaggagaa ATATATCGGCCTGGCCTTGGCCATGAGCTCGAGTTTAGCAATAG GTATCAGCTtcgtcatcaccaaaaaG GGATTGATGCAAGCAGAAGAAAGGCATGGGTTTGAAGGTGATGGGTTCGTTTACTTGAAGAACCCAATGTGGTGGGCAGGCATTGTTTGCT TGGTTTTGGGCGAAATCTTCAACTTTGCAGCTTACGCTTTTGCGCCGGCCATCCTCGTCACCCCTCTTGGAGCGCTGTCGGTGTTAGTGGGAGCTGTGGTGGGGTCATACGTGCTCAATGAGGAGTTGGGGACGTTGGGCAAGCTGGGGAGCGCCCTCTGTCTGATCGGAGCTGTCATTATTGTGCTGCATGCGTCCCCTGACGAGGATATTCAGACTATTGACCAGATTCTCGAATATGCGATTCAGCCAG GCTTCTTGTTCTACTCGCTGTTCGTCTGCATTTTCGCGACGATTATGATCTACAAGGTTGGGCCGATCCACGGCAAGAAGAATCCTCTTGTCTATCTGAGCATTTGCTCGACTGTTGGATCCATCTCGGTCATGGCCGTCAAGGCATTTGGCATTGCCCTCAAGTTGACCTTTGCGGGGCACAACCAGTTCAGCCACCCGTCGACTTATGTCTTTATGATCATTACTGTGGTTTGTATCCTTACCCAGATGAACTACTTTAACAAGGCTCTGAGCCAGTTCCCTACCAACAT TGTTAACCCCCTCTACTATGTCACTTTCACGACGGCAACTCTTATTGCCTCCTTCATCCTCTTTCAAGGTTTCAACACAACCGACACAGTCAAcactctctccctcctctgcggCTTCCTCGTCACATTCACGGGGGtctacctcctcaacctcagccgAACTGACCCCTCAGGCACTAAGACGTTGGCCCGCAGAAGCGGCGGCGACTCGACGGGAACCGACATGATTTCTAGCATCCAGACAAGAATGAGCATGGAAGCCCGCCGTTCCCAATCCCACCGGATGAGCGTCGGCAGCCGCACGGGCGGTGATCGTGACGGTCTCATCCGGGCCtacgacgaggaggccgggCTTGGTCTTCACGACTTGGCAGACGACACAGACGACGACGTGGACCCGCGCTCTCCCATGATTTCGAGTTTTTCCCAACAGCAAACGAATGGGAGACCAAACGGCGGGAGTGGGAGTCACGGGACGCATTTGACGGCGGGGAATGCGTATAACGAGTCAATAGAGCTGCAGAGTAGGAAGTCGGGGgatagatga
- the RPS3 gene encoding 40S ribosomal protein S3 (EggNog:ENOG503NU07; COG:J; BUSCO:EOG092647L7): protein MAVPGTQISKRRKFVADGVFYAELNEFFQRELAEEGYSGVEVRVTPTVTDIIIRATHTQEVLGEQGRRIRELTSLIQKRFKFPENSVSLYAAKVQNRGLSAVAQCESLRYKLLNGLAVRRACYGVLRFIMESGAKGCEVVVSGKLRAARAKSMKFTDGFMIHSGQPAKDFIDSATRHVLLRQGVLGIKVKIMRGSDPEGKAGPQKSLPDAVTIIDPKEETPVVQPMSQDYGAKAAAAQAAAEAARQEEQAGAEEEAAPAAEQ from the exons ATGGCTGTTCCCGGCACTCAGAT CTCCAAGCGGAGAAAGTTCGTCGCTGACGGTGTCTTCTACGCCGAGTTGAACGAGTTCTTCCAGCGCGAGTTGGCCGAGGAGGGCTACTCCGGCGTCGAGGTCCGCGTCACTCCCACCGTTaccgacatcatcatccgcgCCACCCACACCCAGGAGGTTCTCGGTGAGCAGGGTCGTCGCATCCGCGagctcacctccctcatccagAAGCGCTTCAAGTTCCCCGAAAACTCGGTCTCCCTCTACGCCGCCAAGGTCCAGAACCGTGGTCTCTCCGCCGTCGCTCAGTGCGAGTCCCTTCGCTACAAGCTCCTCAACGGTCTTGCCGTTCGCCGTGCTTGCTATGGTGTCCTCCGCTTCATCATGGAGTCCGGCGCCAAGGGCTGCGAGGTCGTCGTTTCCGGCAAGCTCCGCGCTGCTCGCGCCAAGTCCATGAAGTTTACGGACGGCTTCATGATCCACTCCGGTCAGCCCGCTAAGGACTTCATCGACAGCGCCACCCGCCACGTTCTCCTCCGCCAGGGTGTCCTTGGtatcaaggtcaagatcatGCGCGGCTCTGACcccgagggcaaggccgGCCCCCAGAAGTCTCTCCCCGAcgccgtcaccatcatcgaccccaaggaggagaccCCCGTCGTTCAGCCTATGAGCCAGGACTACGGTGCTAAggccgctgctgcccaggctgctgctgaggctgcccgccaggaggagcaggctggtgctgaggaagaggctgcCCCTGCCGCTGAGCAATAG